The following coding sequences are from one Stigmatopora nigra isolate UIUO_SnigA chromosome 10, RoL_Snig_1.1, whole genome shotgun sequence window:
- the rfesd gene encoding Rieske domain-containing protein isoform X2 produces MEQCHFVGKKEDLIKAKRTFKTLEDRDVLIIYHREVFYALDYYCYHAGGNLETGDIEEIGGQLCIICPKHKYKISLAKGEGLCKSLDKSKKPPVPIWFSKGVKQRVHTVKEIDGDVFVELSKMPRWIESDYFQGEQGKEKRAKAEAEAEANEGTDSS; encoded by the exons ATGGAGCAGTGCCATTTTGTGGGCAAGAAAGAAGACTTAATCAAAGCAAAGCGCACATTCAAAACACTGGAGGATCGAGATGTGCTAATCATATATCACCGGGAAGTCTTCTATGCTTTGGACTATTACTGCTATC ATGCCGGTGGAAATCTTGAGACTGGAGACATTGAG GAAATAGGTGGCCAACTGTGCATCATTTGCCCCAAACACAAGTACAAGATATCCCTTGCCAAAGGGGAAGGCTTATGCAAGAGTCTTGACAAAAGCAAAAAGCCGCCTGTGCCCATCTGGTTCTCAAAAGGAGTGAAGCAGCGTGTCCACACAGTGAAAGAAATCGACGGAGATGTTTTTGTGGAGCTTTCAAAAATGCCCCGTTGGATCGAGTCAGACTACTTCCAGGGAGAACAGGGCAAAGAGAAAAGGGCAAAAGCTGAAGCCGAGGCAGAGGCCAATGAGGGGACAGATTCATCCTAA
- the rfesd gene encoding Rieske domain-containing protein isoform X1: MSRAMEQCHFVGKKEDLIKAKRTFKTLEDRDVLIIYHREVFYALDYYCYHAGGNLETGDIEEIGGQLCIICPKHKYKISLAKGEGLCKSLDKSKKPPVPIWFSKGVKQRVHTVKEIDGDVFVELSKMPRWIESDYFQGEQGKEKRAKAEAEAEANEGTDSS, from the exons GGCCATGGAGCAGTGCCATTTTGTGGGCAAGAAAGAAGACTTAATCAAAGCAAAGCGCACATTCAAAACACTGGAGGATCGAGATGTGCTAATCATATATCACCGGGAAGTCTTCTATGCTTTGGACTATTACTGCTATC ATGCCGGTGGAAATCTTGAGACTGGAGACATTGAG GAAATAGGTGGCCAACTGTGCATCATTTGCCCCAAACACAAGTACAAGATATCCCTTGCCAAAGGGGAAGGCTTATGCAAGAGTCTTGACAAAAGCAAAAAGCCGCCTGTGCCCATCTGGTTCTCAAAAGGAGTGAAGCAGCGTGTCCACACAGTGAAAGAAATCGACGGAGATGTTTTTGTGGAGCTTTCAAAAATGCCCCGTTGGATCGAGTCAGACTACTTCCAGGGAGAACAGGGCAAAGAGAAAAGGGCAAAAGCTGAAGCCGAGGCAGAGGCCAATGAGGGGACAGATTCATCCTAA